The following is a genomic window from Mycolicibacterium sp. TY81.
ATGATCACCCGGTTGCGCAGCGTCGTGAACCCAAGGTCCAACGGGGACAACAGGTTCGGATAGGGCGTTGAATGCGGCGCGGTCATCGGTTTCCTCTCAATGCCAGCAGAACTTCGTCCAACCAGTCCACCGATCCCTCCTCGGCGCGGATACCGCCGCGCAGCACCAGGTACTGATGCAGCGCGCTGCCGGTGAGCCAGGACGGGTCGGGGAACTGACGTTTCTCATAGCCGCGGTAGGTGTCGAGCAGCGCGGCGCGTTCGGCGCGCAGCGCGCGAATCTGCTCGCACAGGGCTGCGGTGCTGTCCGCGGACCCGTACGTCGCACCGCGCAGTTTCACCGCGAGTTCGCGCGTACGAGCGTCGGTCACGGAACTGCCGCGGCCGGTGAGGGGTTCGGCGATCCAGCGTTCGAGTTCGGCCCGGCCGGCGTCCGTCACCGTGTAGACCTTCTTGTCCGGACGCCCGTGCTGCGCGACGACCTCGACGCTGACCCAGCCGTCGGTGCCCATGGTGCGCAGCGTCTTGTAAATCTGCTGATGGGTGGCGGCCCAGAAGTAGCCGATCGATCGGTCGAACCGGTTGGCCAGTTCGTAACCGGAACCGGCTTGTTCGCACAGCGCCACAAGGATGGCGTGGGGGAGAGCCACGGCCCGAGCCTAGGCGCTACCGGCGGTCCTATGCAACAGATTGCAAAGCGAAAAATGACACGCGTAAAAAGCTGTGGTGGGAACTAGTCGGACGGTATGTGCAACGTCTAGTATCAGTAACCACGCGCCACCCTTCCCGGGCGGCGCGTAAAGTTAGGTGACACTGAGCCAGACGCTTCGGTACGGGCGCACCATACTGACGTCTGCTCGTTGTATTCCTGACGAGCCAGCAGCCCACTGGAACAGGAGAACCACCGGTGACGTACGTCATTGCCGAACCCTGCGTCGACGTCAAAGACAAGGCATGTATCGAAGAATGCCCGGTCGATTGCATCTACGAGGGTGCACGCATGTTGTACATCCACCCCGATGAGTGCGTGGACTGTGGCGCTTGTGAGCCCGTCTGCCCCGTCGAGGCCATCTACTACGAGGACGATGTCCCCGATCAGTGGAGCGGATACACCCAGAACAACGCTGACTTCTTCGCCGAGCTCGGCTCGCCGGGTGGTGCGTCGAAGGTCGGCCAGACCGACAACGACCCGCAGGCGGTCAAGGATCTCGCGCCGCAGGGCGAGTGACCCTGTCCGCTCGAACCAAGGTCTCGGCTGCCCTGCCGGTGTTCCCCTGGGACACCCTGGCTGACGCAACCGCGACCGCGCGTGCCCATCCGGACGGCATCGTCGATCTGTCCGTCGGCACGCCTGTTGACGACGTCGCGCCGGTGATCCGGGAGGCGCTGGCCGCTGCCAGTGCCTCACCGGGTTACCCGACGACGGCCGGTACGCCGGCCGTGCGCGCGTCGGCGGTGGCTGCGCTGCAGCGCCGCTACGGCATCACCGGCCTGCCGGAGCAGGCGGTACTGCCGGTCATCGGCACCAAAGAGGTCATCGCCTGGCTGCCGACGCTGCTCGGGTTGGGGGCCGCCGACACCGTGGTGGTGCCCGAGCTGGCCTACCCGACGTACGACGTCGGTGCGCGGCTTGCCGGTGCCCAGGTGCTGCGCGCCGATTCGCTGACCCAGATCGGGCCGCAGACGCCCGCGCTGGTGTACCTGAACTCGCCCAGCAACCCGACCGGCAAGGTGCTCGGTGTCGACCATCTGCGCAAGGTTGTCGGCTGGGCGCGTGAGCGCGGTGTCGTCATCGCGTCCGATGAGTGCTACCTCGGCCTGGCCTGGGACGCCCAGCCGCTGTCGGTGCTGCATCCCGACGTCTGCGACGGCGACCACACCGGTCTGCTGGCTGTGCACTCGCTGTCCAAGACCTCGTCGCTGGCCGGCTATCGGGCCGGTTTCGTCGCCGGTGACCCGGCTCTGGTCGCGGAACTGCTCGCGGTGCGCAAGCACGCCGGCATGATCGTCCCGACGCCCGTGCAGTCCGCCATGGTCGCCGCTCTCGACGACGACGAACACGAACGCGTCCAGCGCGACCGCTACGCCAAGCGCCGCGACGCGCTGCTGGCCGCGGTCCGCGGCGCCGGTTTCACCGTCGACCACTCCGAGGCGGGTCTGTACCTGTGGGCGACCCGCGGCGAGTCCGGGCGCGCGACGGTCGCGTGGCTGGCCGAGCGCGGCATCCTCGTCGCGCCCGGCGAGTTCTACGGCCCGGCCGGCGAGCAGTTCGTGCGCATCGCACTGACCGCGACCGACGAGCGCATCGCCGCCGCGGTATGCCGCCTGACGTAGTTCGTGTCGGTTCGCTTCGACTGAATGTCGTCGTTCGGTTTCAGCCGCCCCACACCGCCGCGTTCATCAGGTTTATTTCCGGGGACGGCCAGCGCCGCAGTTGAGCGTGGCGCACAATGACCTCTCGCATGATTGATGCCTTTGCTTCCGACGCCTCGCGGCGGAACATGCTGCAGCAGGCCAAGCGCATAACGTTGTTCATGCGCCATGGAGCCAACCTGTTGGTCTGTGCGGTCGTCGTCGTGATGCCTCCACTGCCTCACGAACTAGCCGCGCGAGTGTGTGCCGCTACGCTCGGCGCATGGGCCGCCTATCGACTGGGGTCCCGGTCGCACGATTCGCGGCTGGTGGTGGTCGACTACGTCACCACGCTCGCCGCGTGCCTGGCCACCCCGCTGTTGGTCGCGGGTCCGCACTTCTACCTGTCGAACAGCGTTCCGGTGGTGATCGCCGGCACTGCGGTTGTCAGCTTCACTCTCTCCTTGCCCGCTCTGGTCAGCCTTGCGATGAGCATCGGGATCGCCGCCGCGTTCGCCGTCGGATCTTCGGGAGTCGTCGGTTGGAGTCATGTCGGCGAAATCTTCAATCTCTACTACTTCGCGTTGCAATGGGTGACCGGAGTGTTGGTCCGGAAGATGGTGTTACGGGTCGCCGACTCCGTGGACGCGGCGCGCGCGGATCGCGTGGCCGCGGAATTGAAACAGGAGGTCGCCACCGCGGTCCGCGAGTATGACCGGGAACAAACGCGGCTGCTGCACGACACGGTCGCCTCGACGCTGCTGATGGTCGGTGATGGCGTGTCATTGGCTCCCACCCGCGTCGCCGCGCAGGCCCGCCGCGACCTGCAGGTGTTCTCCGACAGGCCCTGGGTCCCGAGGGCGCGCGCCGATCTTGTTGCGGCTCTTCGTCACAACGCGGACCACATCGCGACACCGATGTCCTATACCGGGGCTCAAATGCTATGGCTTGACGGTGTGACAGTGACGGCGGTCGCCGCCGCGGCCCGTGAAGCCCTCAACAACGTGGACCGGCATTCCGGTGCCACCGGGGTCACCATCACGATCGCACCGGGGCAGCTGCGCATCACCGACGACGGCTGCGGCTTCGACACCACGCAACCAGCCCGAGGACACGGGATCGCGAACTCGATCACCGCCCGCATGCACAGCGTCGGTGGTGTCGCCGAGCTCGAATCACGTCCTGGGCATGGCACGACCGTTGAATTGCGTTGGCCCACCGACGCACCGGCCGCTGCGGCACCGCCTGCTGATCCCGAGAGACTGATCGAACGTACTCGCGCGGGCTACGGCCTGGCACTGATTTCGTACGCGTGCGTGAACCTGCTAGCGATGGTGCCCGCCGCCGCAATTGGGACAGGGCATCGGCAGTTGCAGTGGGTGTTGGCGGCGATATCGGCTTCGGCAACCCTGTCGGCGGTCACCGGAGTGCTCGGGCGCCCAGGGGCGTCCTCCCGTGTCGGCATTGCGGTACTTGTGCTCGCCTCGGTGGTGCAAGCGATGACGCTGCCTGCCGATCTGCTCGGCACTGCGGCACAGTGGTCCCAGAATGCTCTCGGCTGGTGTGTGCTGCCACTGCTGCTCAACGAGCGGGTACGTGTCGGCGTGGGCGTGCTGATCGGCTGCTGGATCATCCCCGGCGTTTACGCCCTGATCCGGGACCCGTCGGCGCACACCGTGGCCAACCTCGGCTACGGGACGGCCAGCATCCTGCTGGTGCAGTTGTGTGCGCTGCTGTTCGACAACCTGATCCGCCGTGCGGCAGTGGCCGCCGGCGCTGAAACCGAAGCCAGGGCGCGTCTGCTTGCGGCTGACCGTATCGCCGACGCCGTGCAAGCGGAGTACCGACGTCGCTATGCCGACCTGGCCGATACCATCCGCCCGTTGCTGCTCGTCCTGGCCGCCGGCGGCACGGTTGATGCCACCACGGCGCGATCTGCGCAGATCGAATACCAGCGTCTGCGAGCACTTTTCGACCAATCAGCCGCCTTCGACCATGTTCTGCTGCGCGAGTTGCGCCCCATCAGTGATGGCGTCCAGGACCGCGGTGTTGCGGTATCCACCACCGTCGCAGGCACCTTGCCTGCCATCGATGAGGGGGTGGCACGGCGGCTCACCCACCTGATCCACCGGGTCTTGACGTCCGCCCATCCCTTTGCTTCTGCTCGAATCACCGTGTCCGGCAATGCCGCCGGACTCAAGCTCAGCGTGATCTGTCGCGGGGTTCAACACGCCACGACACTCACCGGGCAGATCGCTGCTGACGAAGATGAACTCGACCTGACCATCCTCGACGACACAGTGTGGATCACCGTGCGACACCAGCTCACCGAAGGAGCCCACAACTATGCCCTTGCCGGACATGCACTCTGAAGCCCTGGGAATCGCTGTGGTCGACGACCATGACATCATTCACACCGGGGTTGCCGCGCAGTGCGCGCAGGCCGATCCGCCTGTTGGGGTCGTCTCCAGCCACCTGACCGCCGAATCCTTCCTGATCGCCCATCCGGTGGTCACGCCCGGCCTGTCGGCGGTTGTTCTCGACCTCGAATTACGCAGCCGGAAACCGGATTTCGCGGCCCTCACCGAGATCGTCGATGTCGGGCACACGGTCATCGTCTACACGCACTTGGAGAACGACGAGGTGATCCTGCGCTGCATGGACCTCGGCGCGGTCACCTACCTGGCCAAGAGCGAAGGCCAGCATCATCTGATCGAGGCGATCCGCGCAGCCGGCTCCGGGGAGCCCTACATCGGACCCCGGATGGCTGCGGCGATCTGGGCCGACGCCACTATCGGCCGGCCACGGCTCACCGAACGCGAGCTCGAGGTGCTCAGCGCCTGGTTCCAGACCGAGAGCAAAGACGTCGTCGCCAAGAGTCTGTACCTTTCGCCCGCCACCGTCAAAACCCACCTGCAACGCATCCGCGCCAAATACGCTGCCGTTGGCCGACCCGCCCCCACCAAGGCCAAACTCGTTGCGCGCGCAGTACAAGACGGCTTGCTCGGTATCGACCAGCTGTGACGTCCACCGGCTTCTCGGGCACGGTGACTCGGAGTTCGTCGTAACTGCGCTTGGTGCCAACGGGAATTCAATCCACGTCGAGCTGCGCCGGCACTGCCGAAGCAAGGGCGGCACGGCACGCCACGATGGCCGGTGTCTTGCTGATGGCGGTCCGCGTCGCGGTGAACACCACGCGTCGCCGCGGATCGACGTCCACGACGCGTACCGCCGGACGACGC
Proteins encoded in this region:
- a CDS encoding PadR family transcriptional regulator; this translates as MALPHAILVALCEQAGSGYELANRFDRSIGYFWAATHQQIYKTLRTMGTDGWVSVEVVAQHGRPDKKVYTVTDAGRAELERWIAEPLTGRGSSVTDARTRELAVKLRGATYGSADSTAALCEQIRALRAERAALLDTYRGYEKRQFPDPSWLTGSALHQYLVLRGGIRAEEGSVDWLDEVLLALRGNR
- the fdxA gene encoding ferredoxin, encoding MTYVIAEPCVDVKDKACIEECPVDCIYEGARMLYIHPDECVDCGACEPVCPVEAIYYEDDVPDQWSGYTQNNADFFAELGSPGGASKVGQTDNDPQAVKDLAPQGE
- the dapC gene encoding succinyldiaminopimelate transaminase, producing MTLSARTKVSAALPVFPWDTLADATATARAHPDGIVDLSVGTPVDDVAPVIREALAAASASPGYPTTAGTPAVRASAVAALQRRYGITGLPEQAVLPVIGTKEVIAWLPTLLGLGAADTVVVPELAYPTYDVGARLAGAQVLRADSLTQIGPQTPALVYLNSPSNPTGKVLGVDHLRKVVGWARERGVVIASDECYLGLAWDAQPLSVLHPDVCDGDHTGLLAVHSLSKTSSLAGYRAGFVAGDPALVAELLAVRKHAGMIVPTPVQSAMVAALDDDEHERVQRDRYAKRRDALLAAVRGAGFTVDHSEAGLYLWATRGESGRATVAWLAERGILVAPGEFYGPAGEQFVRIALTATDERIAAAVCRLT
- a CDS encoding sensor histidine kinase; its protein translation is MIDAFASDASRRNMLQQAKRITLFMRHGANLLVCAVVVVMPPLPHELAARVCAATLGAWAAYRLGSRSHDSRLVVVDYVTTLAACLATPLLVAGPHFYLSNSVPVVIAGTAVVSFTLSLPALVSLAMSIGIAAAFAVGSSGVVGWSHVGEIFNLYYFALQWVTGVLVRKMVLRVADSVDAARADRVAAELKQEVATAVREYDREQTRLLHDTVASTLLMVGDGVSLAPTRVAAQARRDLQVFSDRPWVPRARADLVAALRHNADHIATPMSYTGAQMLWLDGVTVTAVAAAAREALNNVDRHSGATGVTITIAPGQLRITDDGCGFDTTQPARGHGIANSITARMHSVGGVAELESRPGHGTTVELRWPTDAPAAAAPPADPERLIERTRAGYGLALISYACVNLLAMVPAAAIGTGHRQLQWVLAAISASATLSAVTGVLGRPGASSRVGIAVLVLASVVQAMTLPADLLGTAAQWSQNALGWCVLPLLLNERVRVGVGVLIGCWIIPGVYALIRDPSAHTVANLGYGTASILLVQLCALLFDNLIRRAAVAAGAETEARARLLAADRIADAVQAEYRRRYADLADTIRPLLLVLAAGGTVDATTARSAQIEYQRLRALFDQSAAFDHVLLRELRPISDGVQDRGVAVSTTVAGTLPAIDEGVARRLTHLIHRVLTSAHPFASARITVSGNAAGLKLSVICRGVQHATTLTGQIAADEDELDLTILDDTVWITVRHQLTEGAHNYALAGHAL
- a CDS encoding response regulator transcription factor: MHSEALGIAVVDDHDIIHTGVAAQCAQADPPVGVVSSHLTAESFLIAHPVVTPGLSAVVLDLELRSRKPDFAALTEIVDVGHTVIVYTHLENDEVILRCMDLGAVTYLAKSEGQHHLIEAIRAAGSGEPYIGPRMAAAIWADATIGRPRLTERELEVLSAWFQTESKDVVAKSLYLSPATVKTHLQRIRAKYAAVGRPAPTKAKLVARAVQDGLLGIDQL